One region of Chrysiogenia bacterium genomic DNA includes:
- a CDS encoding zinc-binding dehydrogenase, giving the protein MRAVRLLGADQVEITEVELPSPAPGEVQVRVHTATTCGTDLKVFHRGGHARMLKAPCLFGHEGAGEVCALGEGVGEFSVGDRVVWNNSAPCGECFYCKKGDPSLCEDLLFLNGTYAERVNIPARLVAKNLLHIPEGLSYDLAAMSEPLACVLHGAEKIGITAGETIVLLGDGGIGLMFVTAAALAGAKICVIGGSDRRLEVARQLGATATLNRHEGKDARQWLAKQSGESHGADAVIEAVGRPEAWNDAVDMARKGGRVLLFGGCAKDTSVTFDTERIHYDAITLMGVFHNTPRHLREALKVLSGPGGESLRALLDVPMSLEQLPRAFARMDAREALKVPIRPQG; this is encoded by the coding sequence ATGCGCGCGGTGCGCCTGCTGGGCGCCGATCAGGTGGAGATCACGGAGGTCGAACTCCCCTCACCAGCTCCGGGTGAGGTTCAGGTGCGCGTGCACACGGCAACGACTTGCGGGACGGATTTGAAGGTCTTCCACCGCGGCGGCCACGCCCGGATGCTCAAGGCCCCGTGCCTGTTCGGGCACGAAGGCGCCGGTGAGGTCTGCGCGCTGGGTGAGGGTGTTGGCGAATTCTCCGTCGGGGACCGCGTGGTCTGGAACAATTCCGCTCCCTGCGGGGAGTGTTTCTACTGCAAGAAAGGCGACCCCTCCCTCTGCGAGGACCTGCTCTTTTTGAACGGCACCTATGCCGAGCGCGTGAACATCCCGGCGCGCCTGGTGGCCAAGAACCTGCTCCACATTCCAGAGGGGCTTTCCTACGATCTGGCCGCCATGAGCGAGCCGCTCGCCTGCGTGCTCCATGGCGCCGAAAAGATCGGTATCACCGCCGGTGAGACGATTGTGCTGCTGGGTGATGGCGGCATCGGGCTCATGTTTGTGACGGCGGCCGCGCTGGCCGGGGCAAAGATCTGCGTTATCGGCGGCAGCGACCGGCGGCTTGAAGTGGCGCGCCAGCTCGGCGCGACCGCGACGCTCAACCGGCATGAGGGGAAAGACGCGCGCCAGTGGCTGGCCAAGCAGAGCGGAGAGTCCCACGGCGCCGACGCCGTCATTGAAGCGGTGGGCCGCCCCGAGGCATGGAACGACGCGGTGGACATGGCGCGAAAAGGCGGCCGGGTGCTGCTGTTTGGCGGCTGCGCAAAGGACACCAGCGTCACCTTCGATACTGAGCGTATTCACTACGACGCGATCACCCTGATGGGCGTTTTTCACAACACTCCGCGCCACCTGCGCGAGGCGCTCAAGGTGCTCTCCGGCCCCGGCGGCGAGTCACTGCGCGCGTTGCTCGACGTGCCCATGAGCCTTGAGCAGCTCCCCAGGGCTTTTGCCCGCATGGATGCGCGCGAAGCTCTCAAGGTCCCCATCCGGCCGCAGGGCTGA
- a CDS encoding DUF2203 domain-containing protein → VYRDELETLCDQLAESGLEDVESLLAEEVDLPPRLAKLRERVAELVELLNSEVDRIEESGCVVKDLDAGLVDFYSRREGEDILLCWQHGEPEILFWHGVGDGFAGRRPVEGLGPRRRLN, encoded by the coding sequence GTCTACCGCGACGAGCTCGAGACCCTCTGCGACCAGCTCGCCGAGAGCGGCCTCGAAGACGTGGAATCCCTGCTGGCTGAGGAAGTGGACCTCCCGCCCCGGCTGGCAAAGCTGCGCGAGCGGGTGGCCGAGCTGGTCGAGCTGCTCAACAGCGAGGTGGACCGGATCGAGGAGTCTGGCTGCGTGGTCAAGGACCTGGACGCCGGACTCGTGGATTTCTACTCGCGCCGCGAGGGCGAGGACATCCTCCTCTGCTGGCAGCACGGGGAGCCCGAGATCCTGTTCTGGCACGGGGTGGGCGACGGCTTTGCCGGACGCCGCCCGGTAGAGGGCCTGGGCCCTCGCCGCCGCCTGAACTGA
- a CDS encoding alcohol dehydrogenase catalytic domain-containing protein, whose protein sequence is MKAAVYRGRDDVRYEDVPVPNIEAGEILVRVHVCGLCQSDIKKIHYGLQDAPRIFGHETTGEVERIGEGVSHVSVGQRVVFHHHIPCMGCRYCLSGSYSMCPTYKNVTTTAGFEPAGGGFAEYVRIPPHIARHGVIPVPEGVSYEAASFVEPLNCVIKALDKARIVPGERVLVQGAGPMGLLFTQALVSYGTFPIVTDLIEKRLELAATLGAAHTFLANDEKLAGKISEATEGYGVDATMVAVPSVPAARAAIELTRKGGRILLFAEFPPGTKLELDPNIIYAREIDLIGSYSSSFKLQQVAADLIFSGRVKTEPLVSHRFALSQLSEAITLATNPDPTTYKILIHPDSATAGGTA, encoded by the coding sequence ATGAAAGCCGCCGTCTACCGCGGCAGGGATGACGTGAGATACGAGGATGTCCCCGTGCCGAACATCGAGGCGGGTGAGATCCTCGTGCGCGTTCACGTGTGCGGCCTTTGCCAGTCGGACATCAAGAAAATTCATTACGGCCTGCAGGATGCCCCGCGCATCTTCGGCCACGAAACCACCGGTGAAGTCGAGCGCATCGGCGAAGGCGTCTCCCACGTGAGCGTCGGGCAGCGCGTCGTCTTTCACCATCACATCCCGTGCATGGGTTGCCGATATTGTCTGAGCGGCAGCTACTCCATGTGCCCGACCTACAAGAACGTCACCACCACCGCGGGCTTTGAACCGGCCGGCGGCGGTTTTGCCGAATACGTGCGCATCCCGCCGCACATTGCCCGCCACGGCGTGATCCCCGTTCCCGAGGGTGTGAGCTACGAGGCCGCGAGCTTCGTCGAGCCGCTCAACTGCGTAATCAAAGCCCTCGACAAGGCGCGCATTGTCCCGGGCGAGCGCGTGCTCGTCCAGGGCGCGGGCCCTATGGGGCTGCTCTTCACCCAGGCGCTGGTAAGCTACGGCACCTTCCCCATCGTCACCGACCTCATCGAAAAGCGACTGGAGCTGGCCGCCACTCTTGGCGCTGCCCACACCTTCCTGGCCAATGATGAGAAACTCGCAGGCAAGATCAGTGAAGCCACCGAGGGGTACGGCGTCGATGCAACCATGGTCGCGGTTCCCAGCGTGCCGGCCGCGCGGGCGGCGATCGAGCTCACCCGCAAGGGCGGGCGCATCCTGCTCTTTGCCGAATTCCCTCCCGGGACGAAGCTCGAACTCGATCCCAACATCATTTACGCCCGGGAGATTGATCTCATTGGAAGCTATTCCTCCTCGTTCAAGCTCCAGCAGGTTGCCGCCGATCTGATTTTCTCCGGGCGCGTGAAAACCGAGCCGCTCGTGAGCCATCGCTTCGCGCTCTCCCAGCTCTCCGAGGCGATCACGCTGGCCACCAATCCCGACCCCACGACCTACAAGATTCTGATTCACCCCGACAGCGCGACAGCAGGAGGCACCGCCTGA
- a CDS encoding TIGR02266 family protein: MSDERRDYPRADSRLTVKFKSPKAFLQQYTENISKGGLFIQMDKVPPVGTELKLVIHLPMTRREVEVTGTVQHHRPSDGNEAPGIGVKFTDVDLDALKMIDAYVTAILEKQAKGRL; this comes from the coding sequence ATGAGTGATGAACGGCGCGATTACCCGCGCGCGGATTCGCGGCTGACGGTCAAGTTCAAGAGCCCCAAGGCTTTTCTGCAGCAATATACCGAGAACATCTCCAAGGGCGGTCTGTTCATTCAGATGGACAAAGTTCCGCCCGTGGGGACCGAGCTCAAACTGGTTATTCACCTTCCCATGACCCGGCGCGAGGTCGAAGTAACCGGCACGGTGCAACACCACCGGCCCTCCGACGGCAACGAAGCGCCGGGCATCGGCGTGAAGTTCACCGACGTCGACCTTGATGCGCTCAAGATGATCGACGCCTACGTCACAGCAATTCTGGAAAAACAGGCCAAGGGACGGCTCTAG
- a CDS encoding LON peptidase substrate-binding domain-containing protein — protein MASLQIPEVIPIFPLPGTVLLPSEVLPLHVFEPRYRQMVRDSLDGSRVIGITQLNKGYESSYYEQPGVNPVGCAGVIAQHQSLPDGRYLIVLVGAQRFRINREVEASTLYRQVRVDHCPMQASPQERQGVMELRQGLVHELPILLAQLRGESVNENDLHKLDDNQLVAIASQILQLDPGEKQQMLEAETIIDRYVTLHEALNTARMAFGYARSQVDPSTLN, from the coding sequence ATGGCGAGTCTTCAGATTCCTGAGGTGATCCCCATCTTCCCTTTGCCAGGAACAGTCCTGCTTCCCAGTGAGGTTCTTCCCCTTCACGTCTTCGAACCACGCTATCGCCAGATGGTTCGTGACTCCCTTGATGGCAGCCGTGTCATCGGCATCACCCAGCTCAACAAGGGCTACGAATCCAGCTACTACGAGCAGCCCGGCGTCAATCCGGTGGGCTGCGCGGGCGTGATTGCCCAGCATCAGTCGCTGCCCGACGGGCGCTACCTGATCGTGCTGGTGGGCGCGCAGCGCTTCCGCATCAACCGCGAGGTTGAAGCATCCACCCTGTATCGGCAGGTACGCGTGGACCACTGCCCCATGCAGGCAAGCCCCCAGGAACGCCAGGGCGTGATGGAGCTGCGCCAGGGCCTCGTCCATGAACTGCCGATTCTGCTGGCGCAGCTTCGCGGCGAGAGCGTGAACGAGAACGACCTGCACAAGCTCGACGACAATCAGCTCGTGGCCATTGCATCGCAAATCCTCCAGCTCGATCCGGGTGAGAAGCAGCAGATGCTCGAAGCCGAGACCATCATCGATCGCTACGTCACACTGCACGAAGCCCTCAACACCGCGCGCATGGCCTTTGGTTACGCGCGCAGCCAGGTGGATCCAAGCACGCTGAACTAG